The Rhodocytophaga rosea genome has a segment encoding these proteins:
- a CDS encoding LruC domain-containing protein has translation MRQPLQLFQNPIPIKSTLLIGACVFSLFACQEREQVVAPGNTTETQINEAFNFNTTQDVTFNIWAKDSQGDILNMTNIQIYDKDPNLGGELLIEGGIDNTGQLSAYKALPTHLQEVTIVSNYIGVLEQVTVPITDQQVSYTFGVPTQEDSSGEEITPDANGRINGTSYTYLGKYNSLGVPKYLQSPNHVIPSSFLNILNTALPEGKKVNPAYLAPGVSYDVKLTKDANVTITFVSERADFLNSLGYYTYPLNKAPKSVEEIDEKFIVFPNASFTGSGGGLASGNRVKLPKTLKAGTGIGFFIVSNGWNGSSVSKDNIKLFSNPAFNPGNADKKQHSVLLKYEDKCILAFEDIKRSDASSDEDFNDVLFYITTDPVKCIDDTNIPSCEPVKDCDKDGVPDEQDKYSCDPVRAYNNITKGTLAFEDLWPAKGDFDVNDLVVNYSHNVVTNSQNKVVELISTFDILAIGARYRNGLGFELSKLNPSQIKSVVSSHNKTILEGGQAKATILVFENAFDFVPNGIYDQINTKMDQPKLSCGSVTITTTFTSTLTMQELGAAPFNPFLICNQNRGYEVHLPGYKPTSKADLTLLGTKDDISNPARGIYYKTSFGMPYALNMPVNSFKYPVEGASIKDAYVKFLPWAASFGVVYSNWYLDLPGYRDAAKVYTK, from the coding sequence ATGAGACAACCTCTACAATTATTTCAAAATCCAATTCCTATTAAGTCTACTTTGCTCATTGGTGCCTGTGTATTTAGCTTATTTGCTTGCCAGGAACGAGAGCAAGTGGTGGCACCCGGAAACACTACGGAAACCCAAATTAATGAAGCTTTCAATTTTAATACAACCCAAGATGTTACTTTTAATATCTGGGCCAAAGATTCGCAAGGGGATATTCTGAATATGACTAATATTCAGATCTATGATAAAGATCCTAACCTTGGAGGTGAACTGTTGATAGAAGGAGGTATTGATAATACCGGACAGCTTTCAGCTTATAAAGCCCTGCCTACTCACTTGCAGGAAGTAACCATAGTAAGTAATTATATTGGTGTATTAGAACAGGTAACCGTGCCTATTACTGATCAACAGGTGAGCTATACTTTTGGCGTACCCACTCAGGAAGATAGCAGCGGTGAAGAAATCACCCCTGATGCCAATGGCAGAATTAATGGCACATCCTACACCTACCTTGGAAAATACAATAGCCTGGGTGTCCCTAAATACTTGCAAAGTCCCAATCATGTCATCCCTTCCTCTTTTTTAAACATACTCAACACGGCTTTGCCTGAAGGGAAAAAAGTAAATCCTGCCTACCTGGCTCCCGGTGTATCCTATGATGTAAAACTGACCAAAGATGCCAATGTCACCATTACCTTTGTGAGTGAGCGGGCAGATTTCTTAAACAGCTTAGGTTATTATACTTATCCTTTAAATAAGGCACCTAAATCAGTGGAAGAAATAGATGAAAAGTTCATTGTATTTCCTAATGCCTCCTTTACCGGCAGTGGCGGTGGCTTAGCTTCAGGAAACAGAGTAAAGCTACCTAAAACCCTGAAGGCAGGTACAGGCATTGGATTCTTTATTGTTTCTAATGGATGGAATGGGTCTAGTGTGTCAAAAGATAATATCAAACTGTTTTCCAATCCTGCTTTTAATCCCGGGAATGCGGATAAAAAACAACATAGTGTACTGTTAAAATATGAAGATAAATGTATTCTTGCTTTTGAGGACATCAAAAGAAGCGATGCCAGTTCAGATGAAGACTTCAATGATGTGTTATTCTATATCACTACCGATCCGGTCAAATGCATCGACGACACAAATATTCCTTCTTGTGAACCGGTGAAAGATTGTGATAAAGATGGGGTGCCAGATGAGCAGGATAAATATAGCTGTGACCCGGTAAGAGCCTATAACAATATTACCAAAGGTACGCTTGCTTTCGAAGACTTATGGCCGGCCAAAGGAGATTTTGATGTCAATGATTTAGTAGTCAATTACTCGCACAATGTAGTGACTAACAGTCAGAATAAAGTAGTAGAGTTGATCTCAACCTTTGATATACTGGCCATAGGAGCCAGATACAGAAATGGACTTGGCTTTGAATTATCTAAACTTAACCCTTCTCAGATAAAGAGTGTCGTAAGTTCACATAACAAAACAATATTAGAAGGGGGCCAGGCAAAAGCTACCATCCTTGTGTTTGAGAATGCCTTCGATTTTGTACCAAATGGTATCTATGATCAGATCAACACTAAAATGGATCAGCCTAAGTTAAGTTGTGGTTCGGTAACCATTACGACCACCTTTACTTCTACACTTACTATGCAGGAATTAGGTGCAGCTCCTTTTAATCCCTTCCTAATCTGTAACCAGAACCGGGGTTATGAAGTGCATTTGCCAGGCTATAAACCTACATCGAAAGCAGATCTTACCTTGTTAGGCACCAAAGATGATATATCTAATCCTGCCAGAGGCATTTATTATAAAACATCTTTTGGCATGCCCTATGCCTTGAACATGCCGGTAAACAGCTTCAAATATCCAGTAGAAGGAGCTTCAATCAAAGATGCGTATGTAAAATTCTTGCCATGGGCAGCTAGTTTTGGGGTGGTGTATTCAAACTGGTACTTAGACCTGCCAGGGTATAGAGACGCTGCCAAAGTCTATACTAAATAG
- a CDS encoding PQQ-dependent sugar dehydrogenase: MQGLAQHPITVVIYASEHGPTGGDELNILKMEPITMAGDYLWHRV, translated from the coding sequence GTGCAAGGCCTGGCGCAGCATCCGATCACTGTTGTAATTTATGCTAGCGAACATGGACCTACGGGAGGTGATGAATTAAACATACTAAAAATGGAGCCAATTACGATGGCCGGTGATTACCTATGGCATCGAGTATGA
- a CDS encoding PQQ-dependent sugar dehydrogenase, protein MITYGIEYDGSIIIKEIHKEELEHPITYWTPSIAVSAIEFVSSPLFPHLQNNLIVTALAFEEVRRLVIEGDQVTQQEILLKGYGRVRDVKMGPDGK, encoded by the coding sequence GTGATTACCTATGGCATCGAGTATGATGGTAGTATCATCATCAAAGAAATACATAAAGAGGAGTTGGAGCATCCCATCACCTATTGGACTCCATCGATTGCCGTAAGTGCGATAGAATTTGTAAGCTCACCGCTATTTCCCCATTTGCAAAATAATCTGATTGTAACGGCACTGGCATTTGAAGAAGTCCGAAGACTGGTGATTGAGGGTGATCAGGTTACTCAGCAAGAGATTCTGCTGAAAGGATATGGTCGTGTACGAGATGTAAAGATGGGTCCTGATGGAAAGTAA
- a CDS encoding sodium:solute symporter family transporter has product MNIIWAQVIPTSASTSIQVSGLDLGIIIVYLLGIVGIGFLAGFIRKKGGDGVHYFLADNSLTWPVIGLAMFAANISTVHLVSLSQTAYTSGLLYGNYEWMAGFTLILLSLFFAPLYLRTRVPTLPDYLEKRYNRGCRDMLAFVSLISAIVIHIGVALFTASTVLCFILGIPETVNILGINALMFFIIALGVLTGIYTVAGGLLAVVWTESIQTILLLAGAISITLIGFNAVGGWDSLQHTLATAPHPLAGMEGVKEGIQLSTQSFLNMAHASVDKTVIGNIPWYSILLGYPVIGIWYWCCDQTIVQRVLAAKDEKHARLGPLFCAFIKIFPVFFFVIPGIICVALVQQGYFGKETIDGTVRMIGPIKSADTYPFLITHLLPVGFKGLVTAAMLAAAMQTCSAALNSAATLFSYDIWKRWNPATSDQQLVQIGRWTTVCATILAIVLSPVFGHYETIFQGVQIMVSYIAPPITAVFLVGVFWKKAGGRAAFLTMVIGAGMGALCFFFDFFRTYFVGEGPIAQQTIHNSFIWGLIYKYAIHDFMLTAFGMFCICILIQIIASLILAEPLKEEAKPLIWESWLEPLQAKSGSGLSDYRVISAVVFLTFVALYWIFW; this is encoded by the coding sequence ATGAACATCATCTGGGCTCAGGTAATTCCTACATCTGCCAGTACAAGTATTCAAGTGAGCGGGCTCGATCTTGGAATCATTATCGTATACCTGTTAGGGATAGTTGGCATTGGCTTTCTGGCTGGATTCATCCGTAAGAAAGGAGGTGATGGCGTTCACTATTTTCTGGCTGATAACTCGCTGACCTGGCCGGTGATTGGCCTGGCTATGTTTGCTGCCAATATTTCTACTGTCCATTTGGTCAGCTTGTCCCAGACGGCCTATACCTCAGGATTACTCTATGGCAACTATGAATGGATGGCTGGGTTTACCCTTATTCTTTTGTCGCTGTTTTTTGCCCCGCTTTACCTGCGTACCCGGGTGCCAACTTTGCCTGACTATCTGGAAAAGCGCTACAATCGTGGGTGCCGGGACATGCTGGCGTTTGTTTCCCTGATCTCAGCCATCGTTATACATATAGGTGTGGCTTTGTTTACTGCCTCCACCGTATTATGTTTTATTCTGGGAATTCCTGAAACCGTAAATATACTTGGTATCAATGCATTAATGTTCTTTATCATCGCTCTCGGAGTTCTGACAGGTATTTATACAGTAGCCGGAGGTTTACTGGCTGTGGTGTGGACAGAAAGCATCCAGACGATTCTTTTACTGGCTGGCGCCATTAGTATCACCCTTATTGGCTTTAACGCTGTAGGTGGCTGGGATTCGCTTCAGCATACCTTAGCAACTGCGCCTCATCCCTTGGCAGGGATGGAAGGGGTAAAGGAAGGCATTCAACTTTCCACCCAATCTTTTCTTAATATGGCGCATGCCAGCGTCGATAAAACAGTGATAGGAAATATACCCTGGTATTCCATTCTGCTAGGCTATCCAGTTATTGGCATCTGGTACTGGTGTTGTGATCAGACGATCGTGCAGCGGGTGTTAGCAGCCAAAGATGAAAAGCATGCCCGTCTGGGTCCCTTGTTTTGTGCCTTTATTAAGATTTTCCCGGTTTTCTTTTTTGTAATTCCTGGAATCATTTGTGTGGCACTTGTACAGCAGGGGTATTTTGGTAAAGAAACCATAGATGGGACTGTGAGAATGATTGGTCCCATTAAGTCGGCCGATACCTACCCTTTCCTGATCACGCATTTATTACCCGTAGGATTTAAGGGCCTTGTTACGGCTGCCATGCTCGCGGCGGCTATGCAAACCTGTTCAGCAGCACTTAATTCAGCAGCAACATTATTCTCTTATGATATCTGGAAGCGTTGGAATCCCGCCACAAGTGATCAACAACTCGTACAGATCGGCCGATGGACTACTGTTTGTGCAACCATTCTTGCCATTGTACTTTCACCTGTTTTTGGTCATTATGAAACCATCTTTCAGGGAGTACAGATCATGGTCAGTTATATTGCCCCACCCATTACGGCAGTCTTTCTGGTGGGCGTTTTCTGGAAAAAAGCAGGAGGGCGTGCTGCCTTTCTGACGATGGTGATAGGAGCCGGTATGGGAGCTCTGTGTTTTTTCTTTGACTTTTTCAGAACCTACTTCGTTGGCGAAGGACCGATAGCCCAGCAAACGATTCATAATTCATTTATTTGGGGACTCATTTACAAATATGCCATTCACGATTTCATGCTGACCGCCTTCGGTATGTTCTGTATCTGTATTCTCATTCAGATCATCGCTTCACTCATCCTTGCTGAACCCTTGAAAGAAGAAGCCAAACCCCTGATTTGGGAAAGCTGGCTCGAACCTCTTCAGGCAAAAAGTGGCAGCGGGCTTTCTGACTACAGAGTTATCTCGGCCGTGGTCTTCCTTACTTTTGTCGCTTTATACTGGATATTCTGGTAA
- a CDS encoding glycoside hydrolase family 28 protein — MFDVGRYLTGSIHLKSKVSLHLREGAVIVGSVNPFDYDKKIFTAFIFAYDQQDIAITGQGVIDGQGRIVARNVLTHIHSGILKDALRNDRPYEGNRPMLINFRNCSNILIQGVTLRNAASWVQTYDQCNNLVIDQIAVDSKAYWNNDGIDIVDCDGVKITNSFIDSADDGICLKSHDDKFYCNNILIRNNTIRSSANAIKFGTASYGGFRNINIINNKVYDTYRSAVALEAVDGGFLEGVVIDSLWATTTGNAIFLRLGERVSGKKGKLENVKISNVYIEISATKPDAGYEYEGPVEDMPRNISPLVIAGLPGQFVSNITLTNIEIKYPGGGKPFFANASLDRMDSIPELPAKYPDFSMFKELPAWGAYIRHARGLKLSNIRLICEKKDYRTAIVLDDVHESEFTALQIKEPGQKKVIHQHKSTKIVTK; from the coding sequence GTGTTTGATGTCGGAAGGTATCTAACTGGTTCTATCCACCTTAAATCCAAAGTAAGCTTACATCTCCGAGAAGGGGCTGTAATCGTGGGAAGTGTCAATCCCTTTGATTATGATAAAAAAATATTCACCGCCTTTATTTTTGCGTATGACCAGCAGGATATTGCGATCACCGGGCAAGGGGTGATCGATGGGCAAGGTAGAATTGTAGCCAGAAATGTGCTTACCCATATACATAGCGGTATTCTTAAAGATGCTTTGCGCAATGACCGCCCGTATGAAGGAAACAGGCCAATGCTCATCAACTTCCGCAATTGCAGCAATATTCTTATTCAGGGAGTTACCCTGCGCAATGCTGCCTCCTGGGTGCAGACCTATGACCAATGCAACAATCTTGTCATTGACCAGATCGCTGTAGACAGCAAAGCCTACTGGAATAATGATGGAATAGACATTGTAGATTGTGATGGCGTGAAAATCACCAATTCGTTTATTGATTCTGCCGACGATGGAATCTGTCTAAAATCCCACGATGATAAATTCTACTGCAACAATATTCTAATCCGTAATAATACGATCCGTTCGAGTGCCAATGCAATAAAGTTTGGAACCGCCTCTTATGGCGGATTCCGGAATATTAATATTATTAACAACAAAGTGTATGATACCTACCGTTCCGCTGTTGCCTTAGAGGCAGTAGATGGAGGCTTTCTCGAAGGGGTAGTGATTGATTCCTTGTGGGCCACTACTACCGGGAATGCTATTTTTCTGCGCCTGGGAGAACGGGTAAGCGGGAAAAAAGGGAAACTTGAAAATGTAAAGATCAGCAACGTGTATATTGAAATTTCGGCCACAAAACCAGATGCTGGATACGAATATGAAGGTCCGGTAGAAGATATGCCCAGAAACATTTCTCCACTTGTGATTGCCGGTTTACCAGGTCAATTTGTAAGCAATATCACCCTAACGAATATTGAAATAAAATATCCCGGTGGAGGCAAACCCTTCTTTGCGAATGCTTCCTTAGACCGTATGGACAGTATACCAGAACTGCCGGCAAAGTATCCGGATTTTTCTATGTTTAAAGAGCTACCGGCCTGGGGTGCCTATATCCGTCATGCCAGGGGGCTTAAGTTGTCTAATATCCGTTTAATTTGTGAGAAAAAAGATTACCGGACTGCCATTGTGTTAGATGATGTACATGAGTCGGAATTCACTGCTTTGCAGATCAAAGAGCCGGGACAAAAGAAGGTGATCCACCAGCATAAGTCAACAAAAATAGTGACGAAATAA
- a CDS encoding glycosyl hydrolase family 18 protein, translating into MKQTICWLFVFYSFFLFPAYGQPSKKQSTFKIIGYYPLQAALSAELTKVPFTKLTHINLWFLNPDTLGNFTKDLSALAPFIQAAHASNVRVLFSIGGGSKQAQYHRLLQADKRTMLIKNLVAEVVKYKLDGIDVDLEGGDIDENYEPFVAELATSLRSHQKILTAAIAVYYKDQLSDKALATYDFVNIMAYDRTGPWRPEKPGPHSTFEHAQEDLEYFATVRSIPKEKMTLGVPFYGYGYGPALTSPAISMSYKDIIATFSGSHTADQWTMPDGKILYYNGKPTIQKKTRLAREKASGIMIWQLMGDTTGTHSLLDVVYKVAHDKTSVSH; encoded by the coding sequence ATGAAACAAACCATTTGTTGGCTATTTGTCTTTTATAGTTTTTTCCTGTTTCCAGCTTACGGACAACCTTCAAAAAAACAATCCACCTTTAAAATTATTGGCTATTATCCCTTGCAGGCAGCCTTAAGTGCAGAACTGACAAAAGTCCCTTTTACGAAGCTTACACATATTAATTTGTGGTTTCTGAACCCTGATACGCTCGGAAATTTTACAAAAGACTTATCTGCCCTGGCTCCATTTATTCAGGCTGCGCATGCCAGCAACGTAAGGGTGCTTTTTTCTATCGGTGGCGGCAGTAAACAAGCCCAGTATCACCGGCTGCTACAAGCGGATAAACGGACTATGTTGATTAAAAATTTAGTGGCGGAAGTAGTAAAATACAAACTGGATGGGATAGATGTGGATTTGGAAGGCGGTGATATCGATGAAAACTACGAACCTTTTGTTGCAGAGCTGGCAACATCACTGAGGTCCCATCAAAAAATCCTGACTGCCGCTATTGCTGTTTATTACAAAGATCAGCTTTCTGACAAAGCACTGGCCACTTATGATTTTGTAAATATTATGGCATATGACCGTACCGGCCCGTGGCGGCCTGAAAAACCAGGTCCTCATTCCACCTTTGAACATGCACAGGAAGATCTGGAATATTTTGCAACAGTGCGATCTATTCCTAAAGAAAAGATGACACTGGGCGTGCCTTTTTATGGCTATGGGTACGGTCCTGCACTCACCTCTCCAGCTATCAGCATGAGTTACAAAGATATTATTGCCACTTTTTCCGGCTCTCACACTGCTGATCAATGGACTATGCCGGATGGAAAAATCCTCTACTATAACGGGAAACCCACTATTCAGAAAAAGACAAGATTAGCCAGAGAGAAGGCTTCCGGTATTATGATCTGGCAATTGATGGGTGATACAACCGGTACTCACTCGCTACTGGATGTTGTTTATAAGGTTGCCCATGATAAAACTTCTGTAAGTCATTGA
- a CDS encoding Gfo/Idh/MocA family protein — protein sequence MKEDTNMPDKTSRRTFLKATGTAVLANAIALNLSMPTHGLAANKTALKVGLIGCGGRGTGAATQALKADPDVVLTAMADVFPDRLEESYQALFKIFPKKLKINKGNKFVGFDAYKKVIESDVDVVLLATPPSFRPDHLMAAVNAGKHVFCEKPVAVDAPGVRKVLEAAKKVKEKNLSLLSGFCFRYDLANRATFGKVLNGDIGEIRMLSTTRNGGPIWNLPRQPEWTDMEYQMRNWYYYNWLSGDFIVEQAVHSLDLMSWAMGDKAPVKASGSGGRQVRTDAIYGNIYDHFAIEYEYENGVKGYHFTRQQEGCSTANTVDIAGTQGSVMIDLWKGVHEIRGANKWLYRGEKNDMYQTEHDEFFASIRNGKPMNDGEWMATSTMLAVLGRMVAYTGQTITWQEALNSNQVLGPETDQFTWQLKWPGPGIATPGITKQF from the coding sequence ATGAAGGAAGATACGAATATGCCAGATAAAACAAGTCGCAGGACATTTCTTAAAGCAACCGGGACTGCTGTACTTGCCAATGCGATTGCGTTGAATTTGAGTATGCCTACCCATGGACTGGCAGCAAATAAAACTGCCCTGAAGGTAGGTTTAATTGGATGTGGAGGAAGAGGAACTGGTGCTGCAACACAGGCGTTAAAAGCAGATCCGGATGTGGTGCTTACGGCCATGGCAGATGTTTTTCCGGATCGTTTGGAAGAATCTTACCAGGCGCTCTTTAAAATTTTTCCCAAGAAGTTAAAAATAAACAAAGGAAATAAATTCGTGGGGTTCGATGCCTATAAAAAAGTAATAGAATCGGATGTAGATGTAGTGCTGTTGGCAACTCCGCCCTCATTCAGGCCTGACCATCTGATGGCAGCAGTGAATGCCGGAAAACATGTGTTTTGCGAAAAGCCAGTCGCTGTGGATGCGCCAGGCGTAAGGAAAGTACTGGAGGCAGCAAAAAAAGTAAAAGAAAAAAACTTGTCGCTTCTGTCAGGTTTCTGCTTCAGATATGATCTGGCGAACCGGGCCACTTTCGGGAAGGTGCTCAATGGAGATATAGGCGAAATAAGAATGCTGTCTACTACCCGGAATGGCGGACCGATCTGGAATCTGCCCCGTCAGCCGGAATGGACAGATATGGAATACCAGATGCGTAACTGGTACTATTATAACTGGCTGTCCGGTGATTTTATAGTGGAACAAGCCGTACATAGTCTGGACCTGATGTCGTGGGCAATGGGCGATAAAGCACCAGTAAAGGCAAGCGGAAGCGGCGGGAGGCAGGTACGGACAGATGCCATATATGGAAATATTTATGATCATTTTGCCATTGAATACGAATATGAGAATGGCGTAAAAGGGTATCATTTTACACGTCAGCAGGAGGGCTGTTCTACAGCCAATACCGTAGATATTGCCGGTACGCAGGGTAGTGTGATGATTGATCTTTGGAAGGGTGTTCATGAAATAAGAGGTGCCAATAAATGGTTGTACAGAGGTGAAAAAAATGATATGTACCAGACAGAACACGATGAGTTTTTTGCTTCTATCCGTAATGGAAAACCAATGAATGACGGAGAATGGATGGCTACCAGCACCATGCTGGCGGTTCTGGGAAGAATGGTTGCCTATACCGGCCAGACCATCACCTGGCAGGAAGCGCTCAATTCTAACCAGGTTCTTGGGCCAGAAACAGACCAGTTTACCTGGCAACTAAAGTGGCCCGGCCCAGGGATTGCTACTCCTGGTATCACCAAACAATTCTGA
- a CDS encoding 3-keto-disaccharide hydrolase, producing MSHAQNFLFEFGTQRSLNSVTIGPAEKEIPLRWINVNTNTETWSKQEKGVLVCSGHPIGVIRTEKQYENFMLHIEWKHMEAGGNSGVFVWSNATPDEKARLPNGVEVQMLELDWVNLNKQNGVTPPIAYVHGELFGVGGVVTTPDNPRGERSKSIENLCKGRGEWNTYDVVCVDGVIKLSVNGKFVNGISQSTQKKGYICLESEGAEIHFRNMKLIELPAGVTSASQTAPELR from the coding sequence ATGTCTCATGCACAAAATTTCCTGTTTGAATTTGGTACGCAGCGGAGTTTGAACAGTGTCACTATCGGGCCTGCAGAAAAAGAGATTCCTTTAAGATGGATAAATGTCAATACGAACACTGAAACCTGGTCTAAGCAGGAGAAAGGAGTGCTGGTTTGCTCAGGACATCCTATTGGTGTTATCCGCACGGAGAAGCAATATGAAAATTTTATGCTGCATATCGAATGGAAACACATGGAAGCGGGAGGTAATTCAGGCGTTTTTGTATGGAGCAATGCTACACCAGATGAGAAAGCACGTTTGCCAAATGGGGTAGAAGTGCAGATGCTGGAACTGGACTGGGTAAATCTGAATAAACAAAACGGAGTGACACCTCCGATTGCCTATGTTCACGGCGAACTTTTCGGGGTAGGAGGGGTAGTAACCACTCCGGATAATCCCAGAGGAGAAAGAAGTAAATCCATTGAAAATTTATGTAAAGGCCGTGGTGAATGGAATACCTATGATGTAGTATGTGTAGATGGGGTGATCAAACTTTCGGTGAACGGTAAATTTGTGAACGGCATCAGCCAGTCGACCCAGAAGAAAGGATATATCTGTCTGGAATCTGAAGGAGCAGAGATACATTTTCGCAATATGAAACTTATTGAATTGCCAGCCGGAGTCACTTCAGCTTCACAAACTGCACCGGAACTGCGCTAA
- a CDS encoding FISUMP domain-containing protein has protein sequence MILFLPLTSCKEESDQPVPMATTVIVQGKTYPIVSIGHQLWTTINYDGPGGIPYKTGTEKPEYGRYYTFQEAAAIELPEGWRLPAMDDYITLAQSQGVVFTNQRATGQEAIKKLAAQTHWRVISGTNESGFNALPAGYSFQGSQPMDGDISEFWMADGNTVSIMEGATGKAHNMMFYSSNEPGYRFNLRFVRDK, from the coding sequence TTGATCCTGTTTTTGCCGCTCACCTCCTGCAAAGAAGAATCTGACCAGCCAGTTCCTATGGCTACTACTGTTATAGTACAAGGTAAAACATATCCCATTGTTTCCATCGGCCATCAACTCTGGACTACTATAAATTATGATGGACCGGGAGGAATTCCCTATAAAACCGGAACTGAAAAACCAGAATATGGCCGCTATTATACTTTCCAGGAGGCAGCGGCTATTGAACTTCCAGAAGGATGGCGATTGCCTGCTATGGATGACTATATTACACTTGCTCAGAGCCAGGGCGTAGTTTTTACGAACCAGAGAGCAACCGGACAGGAAGCCATTAAAAAGCTGGCGGCACAAACTCACTGGCGGGTGATTTCCGGTACGAATGAATCAGGATTTAATGCCTTACCAGCTGGCTATAGCTTTCAGGGTTCTCAACCCATGGATGGGGATATTAGCGAATTCTGGATGGCGGATGGCAATACAGTCTCTATTATGGAAGGTGCTACCGGAAAAGCACATAACATGATGTTTTATAGCAGTAATGAGCCAGGCTATCGTTTTAATCTGCGTTTTGTAAGGGATAAGTAA
- a CDS encoding helix-turn-helix transcriptional regulator, which yields MAIEIQDIADINSQLANKFFLAESNNQNLIEHTQTLALPFGNLFSKEWYFDGIRMGYSDWVFSRPIDMRWHYDIKVDLVTFQLNLHGALIIEDKETHASFLLPDHHHNLFYSNPGVNSSGLLKNNNGRVSLFMVQFTKDNFLSLTQGANEALDRFSESVMVGKPAVLSPRNLPLEASFKNVMHNILNCGYTAGIKKMYLLSKTIEFLVLQAEACNAALIPAYKSLKSAYDKECMVYAKEYLLKNLEVPPSISQLSKIVGINEYKLKRGFKEMFNNTVFGYVAEARLEIAKNDLLETDKKVIEIASDLGYSSLQHFSHAFKKKFGFSPNTLRK from the coding sequence ATGGCTATTGAAATCCAGGACATTGCAGATATCAATTCTCAACTTGCCAATAAATTTTTCCTCGCTGAAAGCAATAATCAAAACCTGATCGAACACACCCAGACCCTTGCCCTTCCTTTTGGTAATCTTTTTTCAAAAGAATGGTATTTTGATGGAATCCGGATGGGGTATTCTGATTGGGTTTTTTCAAGACCCATAGATATGCGATGGCACTATGATATTAAAGTGGACCTGGTCACTTTTCAGCTAAACCTGCATGGCGCTCTGATCATTGAGGATAAAGAAACCCATGCCAGTTTCCTGCTGCCAGACCATCATCATAATTTGTTTTATTCCAACCCTGGCGTTAATAGCAGTGGACTATTAAAAAATAACAATGGGCGGGTCAGTTTGTTTATGGTTCAATTTACAAAAGATAATTTTCTTTCCTTAACCCAGGGAGCCAATGAAGCCTTAGACCGCTTTAGCGAAAGTGTAATGGTTGGAAAGCCGGCTGTTCTTTCCCCCAGAAACCTTCCCCTTGAAGCTTCTTTTAAAAATGTCATGCATAATATTCTGAACTGTGGGTATACAGCCGGAATAAAAAAAATGTACCTGTTATCTAAAACTATTGAGTTCCTTGTACTCCAGGCCGAAGCCTGTAATGCAGCTCTGATTCCAGCTTACAAATCCTTAAAATCTGCCTATGACAAAGAATGTATGGTGTATGCAAAGGAGTATCTGTTGAAAAATCTGGAAGTGCCACCTAGTATTTCCCAGCTTTCTAAAATCGTAGGAATTAATGAATATAAATTAAAAAGGGGCTTTAAAGAGATGTTTAACAATACAGTATTTGGATATGTAGCAGAAGCAAGGCTGGAAATAGCCAAGAATGATTTACTGGAAACAGATAAAAAAGTGATCGAAATAGCCTCAGACCTGGGCTATTCTTCACTTCAGCATTTCAGCCATGCCTTTAAGAAAAAATTTGGTTTTTCGCCTAATACGTTACGGAAATAA